The Coffea arabica cultivar ET-39 chromosome 2c, Coffea Arabica ET-39 HiFi, whole genome shotgun sequence genome includes the window tagtcatcaacaatcacaaaacagtatctcttaccaccaaggcttgcagtctgtgtaggaccaaacaaatcaaggtgcagaagttcaagtggttttgaagtagaaacacatttcttaggtttaaaagaaaccttgacttgttttccaaattggcaagcatcacaaactctgtctttttcaaatctaatttttggaagacctctaacaagttcctttttagaaatttctttcagcaaatccatattgaaatgacacaatcttctatgccacagccatggatcctcatttgctactttgagacatttgagatatgaggaatcaattttttcaagaaaaactacataaacatcattaactctttttcctttgaaaacaatgttgaactttgagtcaaatatgagacattcaagctttttgaacaatacaaacagattcctatcacacaattggctaacacttaacagattgtagcttaaattgtcaacaagaagaacattgtggataaaagtttgatcattcttaccaacatcgccaataccaacagtcttggctttgttatcatctccaaacgttacctttccacttgctttttgcttgagtttaatgaactgtgatgcatcaccagtcatatgtcttgagcatctactatcaatgaaccattttgattttttagcaATGTTATCctggttcacctacacacaaaTCCACAAACCCTCGAGTGCCATGTGCATCAGTCCAAGAGAGTTTTGGGGGCCCACGCCCCAATCTGAGAGGAGTTTTGGTTTGGCATCAAACCAAAAGAGCAAGTCATGGGTCTTTGGACCATTAAACATTTAGTGCTATTTAGCCTCTTTTGTGTTTTCAATTTTAGGTGTCTTTTGGGCTTGGAAattattttctagggttttgtacTATCTCTTTTGTACTCTCTTTCTGTCATAATAAATCTGCTACCCCTTCGCATGTGGACGTAGGTAAATTAGACTGAACCACGTAAATTTCGTGTTTCtctatttgatttatttattttgttattgtCATTATTGAGTTGGCAAGAACCCTATTGTTCTCGTTAGTTAATTTTCTGGGACTAGACCTAACAGGGTAGACTAATAAACCTTCGAGTCTTGACTGCTTTTGTCATAGGTAAAGACAATGGTTTGACAATTAAGGAGTTAGGCAAGCTGCCTATGCTACGTGGTAAGCTATTCCTTTCTGGGCTGGAAAATATTTCTAGCGGTATGGATGCATCCTTAGCGAACATGGAAGGCAAGAAAAGCCTTGAAAAGTTAACTCTCAAGTGGAACGGTGATGCTAACAATTCACAAGTTGCAAGGGATGTCCTTGATAAACTACGACCTCATTCAAGCATTAAGTATCTTAAAATCGAAGGATACTGTGGGATAACATTTCCAAATTGGCTAGTCAACCCTTCATTAAGCCGTTTGGAATCCTTGAGTCTTTCTAGTTGTGAATATTGTCATTCCTTGCCTACACTTGGGCAGTTAAGGTTCTTGCAATCACTTGAAATTGTTGGAATGCATCGTATATCAGCCTCGACACAAGATTTTTATGGAGATGTCAGTGCAACCAAACCATTCTAATCTCTAAAAAAGTTGAGAATTAATAAGCTGCCAAAGTAGGAGAGATGGCACATACCAGAAGGTGAAGTTTTCAATAGACTCGAAGAGTTTAGTATAATTGATTATCCCAAACTAATTGGAGAACTTCCCCAACAACTTTCATTACTGCAAAGCTTTGAGATATCTAACTGCAGCAATCTTGAGAGTCCCGATGGTCGATTGAGCATTTTCAATGAAGAGATTCAACCAAAACTCTCATCTCTTTGTCAATTGAGGATTTCAGCGCTAAAAAATTTGAGAGCGTTGCCCCTACGACTCAACCAATTTTCTAGGCTTGAGAAATTGACAATTGATGATTGTGAGTCACTTTTACCCTTGCACGTGAGTAGACTACCTGCCTCACTTAaatcacttgaatgttacaattaCAATTTGGAATTAGAGAGTGAAAGCTCGGAGGAGGATGGGACCTTGGACTACTTGAGATTAGAAAATTGTGACTCTCTCAAAGTCGAGTGGCTTGGATCGTTTCCCAAGCTAAAAGGTCTTTCTATTATCGATTGCAAGAGTATTGAGGTGCTCTCAATTCCTGCTGCATCTGGGATCGTGCGTAGTACAACAAATTCTGCTAGTAGTGTGATGGCATCATTGCAATTTTTAGACATCATCAATTGCGATAATCTGTTGTCTTTTCTAGAGGGAGGATTGGCGGCCCCTAATCTAACGGAGATTTTTATCCAGGATTGTGAGAAGCTCAAGGTGCTGCCGCAACGGATGGAATCCCTCCTCCCATCTCTTCGATATCTGCATCTAgaaaattgtccaaaaattgaGTGCTTTTGAGAAGGGGGCTTGCCCTCCAGCCTACAATCCCTTAAGATCTTGAGATGCAAAAAGCTCACGAGTCGCCAGAGAGAGTGGGGTCTGGAGAAACTCCCTTATCTCACAGACTTGTGGATTGTGGATATCAAGGATGGAGTAGAGTCATTTCCAGAGAAGGATTGGCCGCTGCCTTGCACACTTGAAGCTCTCTTGTTGCAGTCCCTTCAGAATCTAAAAGTGCTAAACTATTCAGGTCTTCGACACCTCACCTCCATCCAACACCTAGTAATCGGCTTCTGCCATAGACTCCAATCCCAACCAGAAGAGGGACTACCTGCCTCTCTCACCACACTAGATATCTCAGATTGCCCAATGTTGAAACCAAGGCTAGAATGGGATAAAGGACAAGACTGGCCCAAGATTGCTCACATCCCTTGCCTGGTAATCGATGACGAGCTAGTTCCTTGATAATGACACCGATTACAGGTGAGGGCTTGCCTCCAAAAGTTACAAGACCTTCATCATCATCTATTTATATAATTAAAGGTACATgtttgtttttcaatttttttctttccttcatatATATTATTCTCTCGGAATACTCCGAAACCTCAAAAGGCAAAATGACAAGTAATTAGCGCATCATTTGTTGTGATTGCAGTGTGTATTGCCTGCTGTGAATAACTAGGATGTGCTGAAAGGACAGTTGAGGCAATAGCCTTTACTAGTGTAACAATCTCATAATATATTACTTTCTAGCTACAGATTTCACCATTTGTATTACTTTTtcagctttttttttaaataagagCCCATGCTTTTGGTTTATTTCTGCACCCTAGTCATGTACGCCACAAATTTAGGCAGACAAATGTTTTCCTTGGTAACTGCTGATGGAGAACGAAAATGGATATGGGGCAGGAGCGGTCGTCCTGACCGACCGCTCCTGAACGGTCCCCTCACAGGCAAAAACATGAGGAGAAAAAAGATCCACGTCAGAAAGGCTTAAGAAAGGGTAAAAACGATGCcgttcaaaattaaaaaattttgacttcCAAACAGAATCAGACGGAGCAAACGGTggaattaaaattttgaaaagcaagttgaaattttgaaatagcCGCAGAAAACAAAATTGAGGGAAGAGTTTTGGCATGCTCCGTTTGAAGGTAGGGAGTTGACAGAAAACTCTTATCTCAGTTTTCCTTTCTTAGAAAACTCTTTTCTCAGTTTCTGTCCGAGAGGGTTACCGAGAAACGGAGAAGAGACTTCGGAGACTGGGTCAGCAAATGTTGTATCCATTTAAATGCTTACAAGGCAGGCGGCAAGGTAGAGGCAAACAGAGGAAATTCAGCATCTCATAAAACACCAGATTTTGTTCTTCAACTTAATAGTAGACGCAGCTGCGCTCTCTGAGTTTGGTGAAACGTAGAGCGTATTTACAATACCAAGGTAATGTGACTGAACCATGTAACTAACTGTGGCCAATTATTTGTCACCCAAATGCACATATGTTAAATGAAGGATGAAATTAGATTTACTAAAGACATCATATGAAGATGATAGAAGAATAGTAAAGTTGTACCGTATCTGTGTGTATGTGAGCATTCAGCTTTTTAGTGATGGATTATAATGAAATAGTAGTTATCGGAAGACCCAGAGGTATGTATTCAAGTAAAGCGGAATTATGGAAAGATGAGAAAAATAAAGTCACATTTAACAAGTGAATGAATGTACATCCTGTTGTAAATTAGTTACAGGTTATAGGCACTGTATTATAATTGATATGAATCATTGTGCATCCAGCAGTTGGTCCATGCTCATGACACAATCTTAGTTTGCCCCTCTCTCATAACCATGCGGTGTGTGTAAAATAGAGGTACAGAATTGAATGAGGTGAAGCAAAGGAAAAGACCGACCTATGTGAATAATAAATGGGTGTACTTGATATTGTAAGTAAATTACATGATGTAATAAATATAATACAATGAGTAGAAAATGCTTGTTTGGCCCTCAAAATATAGAAATAGTAGAAAATGCGGAGTTGGTTTCGGCGGTTGTCATTGACGAATGACATAAGGTCCAGTGAAACAAAGTATCTAGAACCTAAATATAATCACTCGAGTGGATGAACATACAGTTAAAATATACTTACATCATATGACCAACACATTACAGTACGTATAACCTAATGCACACGGAGTTGTATTGTACATACATAATGCCGTTGTCTTAAAGTATAATTGGATTTGGTATACGAGTATTTGTACAAGATTAATCATATCGATTGGGAGTAGTAATAGGATTTGGCATACAAGTAATGTGTGTAACATAACACATTATGAATGATAATATACACTTATGTTGTCGTTTATGTACATATTATTCATGAACTGTTGTAAATTATGGTGTTTGATACATAATTGGTAGGAGCAGAAGTAATGGATTGTAGCAAATTAGCAGAAGGTGGGACTCCTGAGTTAGGAATGGAGTTCAATAGTGAAGAAGATGCGTACAAGTTTTATAATAAACATGCCTTTAAAATGGATTTTAGTGTACGCAAAGACTATTTAAAATGGGTTCTAGAAGCAAAGTTGTAAATTAGTTACATGTTATAGGCACCGTATTACAATTGATATGAATCATTGTGCATGTAGTAGTTGGTTCATGCTCATGGGGCACTATTAGTTTGTCCCTCTCCTGACCATGCAGTGTGTATAAAATGGAGGCGTAGATCAGAATGAGGTGAAGCAGAGGAAAAGACATATATATGAATAATAAATAAGTGAACCTTGTGTTGTAAGTAAATTACATGATGTAAGAAATTTATTACAATGAGTAGAAAGTACTTGTTTGGCCCTCAAAATGTAGAAATAGTAGAAAATGTGGAATTAGCTTATGCGGTTGTCATTAACGAATGACATAAGGTTCAGTGAGCTAAAGAACctagaataaaaatataatcACCAGCATGGATGTACATACAATTAAAATAGACTTACATCGTGTGACCAATACATTACAGTctgtataagttagtgtacatGGAGTTGTATTTGTACGTAGATAATGCCATTGTCTTAGAGTAAAAGTAAGGTGATGTGAATCATTAATCATATTGATAAGCATAATAATAGGATTTGGTATACGAGTAATGTGTGATTCATAACACATTATGAAtggtaatatacatttatgttgTCGTTTATGTACATACTATCCATGAAGTGTTGCAAATTAGGGTGTTTGATGCATAATTGGCAGGAGCAGAAGTAATGGATTGCAGCAAATTGACAGAAGATGGGACCCCTGAGTTAGGAATGGAGTTCAACAGTGAAGAGGATGCGTACAAGTTTTACAATAAGTATGCCTTTAAAATAGGTTTTAGTGTACGTAAAGACTATCTGAATAAAGACAAAGACGGCGTGACTACGTTTAGGAGATATAGTTGCTGCAAGAAAGGTGTGAAGCGCAAGTACGAAGGTGATGTGATGCCAAATAGGACACGAGTGCCAACAAAAACAAGATGTAGAGCTAAAATAGTTATCGTGTTGTTTAGAGGGACAATGAAATACCGTGTGCATGACCTTATTTTAGAGCATAATCATGAGTTGCACATTGCTCAATGTGCGCACATGATGCTATCACAAAGAAAAGTGAGTGTGGCTCAAGGATTCCAAGCTGAAATAAGCGAGGATGTTGGGCTTTCATTGAAACAGAGCCATGACCTTATGGGAAAGGAGGCGGGTGGAATGGGTAATGTGGGATATACTCGGGATGATCTTAAACGATATCTTTGAACGAGACGTGAAAGGAGCTTGAAATATGGAGAAGCAGGTAGCATGTTGAATTATTTTCAAGAGCAAACACTAGAGAATCCATCATTTTTTCATGCCGTACAGCTGGACTGTGAAGAACAGATAACGAATATCTTTTAGGCTGATGCAGGAATATTAATTGACTACAACTTTTTTGGAGACGTAGTCACATTCGAcacaacctacaaaacaaataaagaatacCAGCCACTTGGAATATTTGTGAGTTTTAACCAGCATAGGCAAATTGTGATATTTGGGACTGCCCTTATGTATGATGAGACGATagattctttcaattgggtgtTTGGTACATTTCTAGAAGCAATGTGCGAAAGGCGTCCAAGTACCATACTAACCGACCAAGATCACGCCATGGCAGCCGCTCTTTCAGTTGTCATGCCTGAAACATTTCACGGTCTCTGTACGTTTCACATAAGGCGTAATTTTATGAAATATTTTGGcaatcactacaagaaaaataGTGATCTTTCATACATGTTTGGTGCCTGCATGTATGAGTTTGAAGAAGTGGAACAATTCAATAGGGTGTGGGAGGCGATGGTGAAGAAACACAatcttgaaaataatgaatggCTCTCCGGGTTATATAGAATTCGTGATAAATGGGCAAGGTACATGATGAAAGAAAGATGGACCGCGGGAATGCGAAGCACCCAACTTAGCGAAAGCCTGCAGCaattaaaaatcatttgaaactgGATCATGACCTTGTGCAATTCTTTAGACATTTCAATCGGGTGGTTGATGAAAAGAGACATAATGAACTGATCGCAGAATATGAAATGAGGCAAAAGCTGCCCATGGTAGGGTTAAGGCAAACACCTATGCTTGTGCATGCATCAGAGACGTATTCACCAACCATATTTGTTGCATTCCAAAATGAATACGGCGAGTCAACAGCTATGGTTATATTGAGACAACAAGATGCAGCGATGTTTGTGGAGTTTGCGGTCATGAGGTATGATGGAGGACATGAAAAAATAGTGGTATTCAATCGGAATGATCTAAGTGTGCGTTGTAGTTGCAAAAATACGAGAATGAAGGCATTTTATGTGGGCACGCGTTGAAGGTGTTTGATACCGTGGGCATAAAAATAATTCCTCTTGAATACGTTAAGAAGTGATGGACAAAAAGAACTCGAGCTGAAAACTGTTTTGATCAGCGAGGACGGGAAGTTGTGGCTGATCCTAAAGTAATGATTTCAACTCGTTATCGGGAGCTCACTCCAACCATGATTAAGGTCGCAACTCGAGCAGCAATGTCGGAGGACACCAGCAAAGTAGCAATCACTGTCATATCCGATTTGGGAAAGAGAGTTGACCTCCTCCTCTCATAAAGCGAAGAGCAACCtttgcaaaatgaaaaaaatctgAATATGGAGGAAcgagataaaattgaaattgtaaatgaaATGGGGAAGGCAGTAGTCATAAGAGGCATTAAAAAATGAGGTGGTGGGAAGAAAAGTAGAGTGatgctgtcgcgccccactttttgaaggtgtgaaagtagtgtgtgggaatatgtatgtgaacgtgtgtgaaagtgaaaataaaaggccgtgggattgtgaaatgtgacggtttggccaaacaaagggttttagataaAAAAGGAGTCGCcatttggtatagagttagggtgtaccaaatcacccaaaaaaagattttttttggaaggaaaagtaaacaaaccctttttaaaaaatttttaggtctacgtaaccaaaaaaagggatcgggggtcacatttgataagggagaaggcaaaggcacagcctaaggcactccgttaccctagccaaagctagttgcgtgactcaacccttcttttcctaattcttctacccaaagtatgtgttgcatgttggatatgactaatggatgcggaaaaaaaatgcaatcctaaatctaaaatgtctcttataaggccttttggtcccaatcacatgaattgtgatggccagTAAGGGAAACCCTTATAGAGGTTACGAATAAtacaaatgaagactcaagtaaATGTGCAAATGGaagtaaagtgcaagtgtgccaattgagaaaaatgaaggtgtatgtgtgcaagtggacaaaatatggtataatgatagtaaatatataagtgcgattgggtgcaatttgtgaggtagaaaaataaataagtgataggaaaagaagaaaaatgtgcaaacatggcatgtggattgagaaaaatataagtagtgagagaatgtggataaagaaagtgaggaagtgatacgataaaaatgagagtgtatgaacctagaggaatgcatcaagtcgggtacgggaataaTTCCTAATTtcacgattttaattttccctttgattagaaggaagaactagcgtgctaaggctattttgtagccacactcgcttgtttcccttatcgaaaggggactttCAAGCAAATTTAccttataactagcatgaaaatgcaaaagtcctaagatgaaggggaaaggattggggGAGCataccaaatgctagaaaactaagaaaaatgcatggaatGTAGTGAGACATACAAAAAATGCACTATCGAGAGGGACGGGTCtaatgggtctagcattggactaacccttCACTAAATGCTTTATCACAAGGGTTGGACTTGTGAGGGTTAAAAGGgaggaccatgactagcattggactagccatggtatacgcattcatccatcacattcatctatgactatagaaagcaaataTACATGCAagtcacctataaacacgtagcacgtaacacttagcatgctcgactaaaatgcaagaacctaataaagcaaattaacacatagcaacaaaagcaagtaaccaagctaatgaacctattacatttgctagctaggcacacgtcttcaataggtcttcatcaaatgctctccaaatcctatctattacaagccaagaggtgtacacataccccataaaagaataacataataaaagcaaaagtaaatgaaataaatgaaagaaattaaggaaaagcatggaaagcaaagtagacacgCAATTCTCACTTAACACGTTGAATCACATAGAGAAGAGaccaaaaaggataaaagaagttatacctctccgtttgtgatgttagtaaagtgaacaagacttaacttgggctagagtCACCAAAAAAAGAGGTAACTTGggctaaaatcatcaaagcaaGGGATAAATGCACCACTTTAAAGATAAGTAgaataaaaggcaaaaaaaaaactcagaaCACCTTAGAAACTTCAAAACGAGTATTAACAAACCACCAAATTCTTCCCTAATTGCGACTTAAATGACCAAATAAATGCACAATTTCCAAACaagtaaattattgatcaaatttcttaAAATAGAAAACTACCAAGGATCTAATTGCAAATATTTACCAAGCATTCAAACCAATTAACACATTTTGGGGAACTTAAAGGGTCCAAGAGCAAAGAAAAGGCCAAGCAATGGTTCAAATTGTAATTactttaggacctaattgcaagaaattagaatCTAATTGGGCCACAGTAAGATAAAAGAAAACTTgagggccaaagtgcaatttttgaaacACTTTCCATGTAGATTTCATGCAACTACCGAAAACATTCTCTGCATCAAAAACTATTACTAACGAAATCTTTCTGCAATCAAACAAACTTCCGGCAAGGAATTTCATGCAACAATTTTCGATAGACTGATGAAGCTCTCACAAATTTCATATCATGCTTCAAACAAAAGAGAAACAGTTAAAACCAACTCTCAACCCCCTTAAGAACTAGACCCTTTAATTACCCCCAAACCAATCATAAACTACAAACCATTAAAGATCCAATGGATGACCAAAAGGAAACATATGCTGCGGCAGCAAAGAAGCACTAGCTTTGGGAGTTTTATAGATGAAACTTTGTCACCCAACGCAAAGGCCTATATGAGAATAACTCAAATGGATCCTATTACATCATTAATCGAATCCCTCAAGCAATAACTTCAATCTCATCCTTGTTACTATCAAGCAAATGCCTTTACTTCTTTCAAACAGACACAATCAGGCatataaaatgcagcaaaatgtTAAGAAGGAAGCTtacaacaaatatatacatgatGCACCAGTTCTGAACAAATAAAGACCCCCATCAGCCAAACAGTTGAAACGACCATTGCTGTGCAATTCTTCATACCAGTAACTAAGAGACGACTCAATGCATTTATACGCAAGAACATGAAATGCAGCAAGGTAATGGAACAAGCTTATCTATACTCAACCGAAGTTCGGCAGAATATGAACATCTACTTCTAACTCAAACACTTTCGAGAAAGCATATCAAGGTCCGGACATGTCAACAAAACAGAATCACTCAACAAACTCTCcacccatttattttattagCATTCGTGTAGCTCAGCTGAACCACACTCCAAGCAAACAACAAAACCAACCGAGTGTTCATGATCATTTTCCTTCATACGTAAAACATAGGCAAAACCATCTTCAAGTGGATTTTTAATTGTGCATTCTATCGAACACTAACCGGGCATAAAAAAATCAGTGATTCCTTTGCTTAATTGAAGTTATACCTAGCCCCCAAAGATGTCAGAAACACAAGACATTCAACCCAATCACATATAGAGCATTCATATTCGAAACTACCAAAATTGCAACAGGTTCACAAGAGACATGCTTGGGGTTGAGATTTTCAGCACTTGTTCTTGAAAGACAAACTGAAATTCGAAGGAAGAGTGGCTTAGGGTACTTTCTCTTGGTGAAATCCGCAGGCGGCAATGGATGTGGTAGAAGGCGACGGCGGCGTTTTCCCGGTAGTGGCGGCAGCGGCTGCGATGGTGTCGGTTTCTTGATGGGCTTTGCATGTCTCTCTTTCCGCTACAGCAGCAGCTGCAATTCTGGGGGAGGCAGACCATAAAATGAAGAAACGGCTACGGCTTCGGCTTCTTCAGGTCATTTGGTCCAGAGGGCAGAGTTGGTGGCGGCGTCGTTGACCTGAGCATCGGAGGGTTTGGGTTGGGGTGATTGGCGGCTGTCGGCATGGTCACGGTGGACTGATGATGAAGGTGGAGTGGCGCCAGATTGAAGGCTCCAGAGGCGGAGCTCGCCGTCCTAGGAGCCGGAGAGAGCGTAATGACCATCAAAGGAGAGGACGACGTCTTGGACGAAATGGGAGTCCCTGATGAGGCGGCGGTAGCACTGCTTTTTCTTTTGTCTCCTGCCTCACGAAGCTATCTTTTTCTCCAAAACCCTTCTCGGCTCTCCTGTCCTTTTTCACCTTCGGCTGAAGCTTTTTTCTCCGTccttgatttttcctttctccctcCCCCGTTTAGTCGGCCATCCAATTCTCATCCGTGGCCTCCCCTGGTTttctttcctctgtttttccttAATGCCCGAAGccctgtttttctttctccGTCGCCCAACTTCAGCTTCTCATCAGAcgcccccccttttttttaatcCCCTCTCGGctcttctctgttttttttcttttttttttcccgaagccttcttttcccttttttattcCATTTCCTTTTCAAACCTTGGGCCCACCAAAAATCTAACACCTAACCCCCCTTAAATGCCTTGTTGTCCAAAACTCAAGAGAGACACTTGTCCCAATGCATGCTTGTCACTTGtaatttttacttttctttccttttgtttttcctggAATTTAATTATGACgacaaaaataaactagaacaaaaataaaagaaataacaataataaaataaaataaaataaataaacataaataaaatgatgataataataataaatgaaaaccctaaaattgaatcaaataaagctaaaattaaattaattaaacaaataaagttaaaagtcaaaattt containing:
- the LOC113728972 gene encoding protein FAR1-RELATED SEQUENCE 5-like; amino-acid sequence: MDCSKLTEDGTPELGMEFNSEEDAYKFYNKYAFKIGFSVRKDYLNKDKDGVTTFRRYSCCKKGVKRKYEGDVMPNRTRVPTKTRCRAKIVIVLFRGTMKYRVHDLILEHNHELHIAQCAHMMLSQRKVSVAQGFQAEISEDVGLSLKQSHDLMGKEAGGMGNVGYTRDDLKRYL